CGCGCCGCAAGGTCCTTCACCCTGATCAGCCCCCGAATCGACAGGTCCAGCGTCACCAAGGTTCAAACAATCACGCACCGCACCACCACGATTCGTCCACAGAGCCATGGTTTTTCCCCATGAACTCTGGTGACGCCCCTGTTGAACTATGGTGACGCGACTCGGACTTATCCCCTGAACCTTGGTGACGAATCTAATAACTGGTTCCAAATAGCTTCCAATTAGCCTGCGTCACCAAGGTTCAAATTGCCTTCGGCGCGATCCGGGGTGTTGTATCTGGCAGGTTCGGTCATCGGCCCGTCACACGACGCATCGTCGAAAGACAGATGCTCGCAGAACGGTCAGGGGACAAAGGCTGGAGGTCGGCATGGGCAGCATTCATCGTTTGATCGAGACTCACGGACGCGACGGCGCGCTGGCCCTCGTTTCGGACGAGGAACGGCCGCTGATCGACATCGCAGCCGCGGTACAGGCGGCGGAAAACGGCAAGCTGGGGATCACCTATGCCGGATTCTGCCAGACGGCACTGCCCCACCGCCAGCTTCCCGACGACCAGCATTGGGAACGGCCCGGCCACAAGGTAAAGCTGGTCATTCAGCCCGGCGTGATCGAGGATCGCAACGGCGTCACGCGCCGAATCGGGGTTCCCTATGGCAGCCGCGCGCGCATGATCCTGCTTTATCTCCAAACCCGCGCCATCCAAACCGGCAATCCGGAAGTGGAACTGGGCGGATCCATGCATGACTGGCTGAAGCGGATGGACATTCCGATCTGCGGCAAGGCCTATCGCGATGTCGAGGATCAGGCGGCGCGGCTGTCGGCCTGCCATCTCACCTTCTTCACCGATGCCGACGGCGGCCGGCGGCAGAGCAAGGAATCGATCGTCGCCGACGCCATCCAACTGCGCCGCCCCGACGACCGCCAGGGCACCCTGTTCACCGAGACCGTGCGGCTGAGCGACAGCTTTTTCAAGGCGTTGCGCGAACACCCGGTTCCGGTGGCGGAAGAGGCCCTGAAGGCGATCAGCGGCAAGTCCATGGCGCTCGACGTCTATATCTGGCTCGCCTACCGGCTTCATTCGCTGGACAAGCCGACCCCCATCACCTGGGCTGCCCTGCACGGCCAGTTCGGCGCCGGTTACGCCCTGGTCCGCCAGTTCAAGACCAAATTCATCCCGAACCTGAAATACGCCATGGCCGCCTATCCGGACGCCCGCGTCGAGGAATCGGGAGAAGGACTGATCCTTTATCCGTCGCGTCCGCCGATCAACGAACGGGTGATGGCCCGCATCGCCTGAGACGCGTCCTGGCCCGGAGTCCTGAACTTTGGTGACGCCACTCCTGTCATGCGTTGAACTCTGGTGACGCTTCCGTCCTCAAAACGGCCGTCACCAGAGTTCAGGGAGAAACGCGGCAAGGGGGAAGAGGCGGATCCCGCTCACCGCTCCGTCACGTCCGTCCCGTGGTCACATCACGCAGATAGCCGCGCGTCGCATTGGGCTCCTCGGTCCCGGTCTGCAACGCACGGGCAAGGGCGGTGCGGGCCAGCACCACCAGCAGGTCGGTCTGCGTCACCATGCCCAGCACATGGCGATTCGGATCGACGATCACGACATCATGGGTGCGGCCGTCGGACAGGCGGCCGAGCAGTCGGAAGACCGGGGTGTCCGGCAGTTCGGTCGCCGCCGGGGCCATCACCGTGGCGATGCGCGCTCCGTGATGGAGGGCGTCGCCATGCGACAGTTGTTCATGCCCGACGATGCCGACCAGCATGTTCCGCCCATCCACCACCGGCAGCGTCCGGAAGCCATGCTCCAGCAGCCGGGCGCGCGCCACCTGGGGGTGGGTCTCCGGCGTGACGGTGACGAGGTCGCGCGACATGATCTCACGGCAGGCGATGTCGGCATGCAGCCGCTCCAGCGCGTGCAGCTCGGCATTGACCAGCAAGGCGCCCAGATCGTCGCGGCTGACGTCCAGCGTCTCCGCCAGGGTGCGTAGCGCGCCGTCCACATCGCCTTGGGTCAGGGCGGGGCGAAGCTGCGGCGGCGGGTCGCTGGTGCGGTGGGTGTTGACCGGCTTGTGCGGATAACGGTGGCCGGACAGCCGATGGAACATCAGCCCGGCGGTCAATAGCAGGATGGAGTTCACCGCGACGGGGAAGAAGGCGAACTTGATGCCCATCTCGGTCACCGCCGGCCCGCCCAGCACGGCGGTCAGCGCGGCGGCGCCGCCGGGGGGATGCAGGCAGCGGGTCAGCGACATGGTGGCGATGGCCAGCGCCACGGCCGCCGCCCCGGCCAGCATCGGATCGGGGATGACGCTGGCCACCAGAACCCCGACGACGGCCGACAGCGTGTTGCCGCCAACGATCGACCAGGGCTGGGCCAACGGGCTGGCCGGCACCGCGAACAGCAGCACCGCCGACGCCCCCATCGGCGCCACCAGCACCGGCGCGCTCGACATGTAGGCCAGCATGTTGCGGCAGAGCAGCCCGGTCGCGGCGATGCCCAGCAGCGCGCCGCAGCAGGCGATCATGCGGTCGCGCAGCGTGGCGCCGGGCAGGATCGGCCGGAACATGAATTCACCCAATCCCGCCAGACGTTTCCGCAAGGCGGCAAGCTTTCCCCCGGCCATTCGCACCCCATTCCCCTGATGCCGCGATCGGCATATTGCCCATTTGGACGGCAAAGTCGGGGCAGGCTAAAACCTCAACCGAACTTGAGGTCAAGCGGAAAGGCTTCCATAGTCACAGCGTGGAAAAGCGGGGGAGGGGCGACGATGCTGGCGCCGGAGGAGTATGACAAGGAGATGACGGTGGGGGAGGTGGCGCGCCGGTCCGGCGTCGCGGTCTCGACCATCCATTTCTACGAGGCGCAGGGGCTGATCCGCAGCTGGCGCAATCCGGGCAACCAGCGCCGCTTCTCCCGCGACGTGCTGCGGCGGGTGGCGGTCATCAAGGTAGCGCAGCGGCTCGGCATCTCGCTCGCCTCGATCGCCGACGCCCTGAACGCGCTGCCGCTGGACCGCTCTCCCACCACCGCCGACTGGCGGGGGATGTCGGAACGCTGGCGGGCGGAGCTGGACGACCGCATCACCAAGCTGACGCGGCTGCGTGACAATCTCGACGGCTGCATCGGCTGCGGCTGCCTGTCGATCCGCGACTGTCCGCTGCGCAACCCGTGGGACGAGCTCGGCGACGGCGGCCCCGGCCCGCGGCTGCTCGACCCGGCCTGAACAGGCGGCGTCTTCACATTAAATGTGGGTCCCATGCGAAAATAAGGGGTGAAGACGGTGCCGCGATGGTTCATGGAAGCGGCCGTCGCAAGAACCATCCGCCGTCTCAGGGGATCCATAGGGTGATCGTCGTCAATCCGCCGCCACGGTCCGCGGGCCGTTCCGCCGCACTGATCCGCCGTCTGGCCGGCATCCTGTCGCTTGTCGCCGCCGTTCTGTCCGCCACCCCGGCGATGGCGCTCTCCCAGCCGGACACGGCGGCCAGGCAGGCCTATCTGGTCGATCTGTCCAGCGGCGCGGTGCTGCTCGACAAGAACGGGGCGGAGCGCATGGCCCCGTCCTCGATGACCAAGATGATGACGGCTTATCTGACCTACGACGCGCTGGTCCATGGCCGGACGACGCTCGACACCAGTTTCCCGATCAGCCAGACCGCCTGGAAGATGGGCGGCTCGCGCATGTTCCTGAAGCTGGGCAGCACGGTGCGGGTGGAGGATCTGCTGCGCGGTCTGCTGATCGACAGCGGCAACGACGCCGCCGTCGCCCTGGCGGAGGGGCTGGCCGGCAGCGAATCCGCCTTCGCCGGGCTGATGAACGCCAAGGCGCGCGAACTGGGCATGGCCGACAGCCACTTCATGAACGCCAGCGGCTGGCCCGATCCGGGCCATTACACCACCGCCCGCGATCTGGCGATCCTCGCAACCCGCCTGATCCGTGACTTCCCGCAATTCTATCATTACGAGTCGGAGCGGAATTTCACCTGGAACGGCATCCGCCAGGGCAACCGCAACCCGTTGCTCTACCACCCGGTCAGCGTCGACGGCATCAAGACCGGCCATACCGAGGTCGGCGGCTACGGCCTGACCGCGTCCGGGGAGCGCAACGGCCGGCGTCTGGTGCTGGTGGTCAACGGCCTGCCCAGCCCGCAGTCCCGCAACGACGAGCCGACGCGCCTGCTCGACTGGGCCTGGAACAGCTTCAAGCTCTATCCCTTGCTGCGCAAGGGCGAACTGGTCGAACAGGCTCCGGTGTGGATGGGGGCGGAGGACAGCGTGCCGGTGACGGTCGCCGACGACGTGACCGTCACCATGGCGCCCGCCGACCGCAACAGCCTGCATGTCGTCGCCACCCTGGCCGAACCGCTGCCCAGCCCGGTCCGTCGCGGCGATGTCGTCGGCCGGCTGCGCATCGATTATGACGGAGCCGTCCGCCAACAGGTCGATCTGGTCGCCGGCGCCGACGTTCCCGCCTCCAGCGGCCTGACGGCGCTCGGCCAGCGGCTGGGGCACATCCTGCCCTGACCGGCGGGAAAGGCGGCGATGGGCGCGGGGCCGGCGACGATCAGCCCCCCATCCCACCCGCTTGGTCGCTCTTCGGTCAGTCGATCTTCAGGGTGATGGTGCCCATGGTGCCGTAGCGGGCGACCGGGCGGCTGCCGGGCTCGACGAAGACGGTGCCGGTGCAGGAGCCGGTCGTCACCACTTCGCCGGCATGCAGGCCGCCGAAGCTGCTGGCCCCGACATTGGCCATCCACACCAGCAGGCGGACCGGATCGCCGGCGCTGTTGCCGCCGACGACATCGACCCTGGTCTCGCCGTCGATCTCCAGCGTCACCGATTCCTTGAGCGGATCGAGCGACCGCCAGTCGGCGATGGCCGGGCCGACCACCAGCGCGCCGTGGTTGAACTGGTCGGCCATGTGGCTGAGCCTGTCCTGGCTGCCGAACCCGGCGAAGCGGGTGTCGACGATCTCCCAGGCCGGATGGACCGAGGCGACGGCGTCCAGCACCTCCTCCCGGCTGTAGGGCTGCTCGCGCGCCGGCAGGTCGCGGCCGAAGCGGTAGGCGATCTCCGCCTCCACCCCGATGACCTGGAAGAGCTTGGCCGGCAGATGGTCGGTGCCCTCGAAGACGGTGGCGGCGTTGATCGGCGCGCGGAAGGGTTCGGCGTCCGGCGCCGCGGCGCCGACCTTCCAGGCGGTGACGGGGCCGAGGCGGCGGGCGACGGCGTCCTGGATCGCGTAGGCGTCCGCCTCGGTCGCGGGACGGTTTTCCAGCCCGGCCAGCCACCGGCGGGTTTCGCGCGCGGCGATCAGGGCGTCCACGGTATCGGTCATCATCAATCTCTATGGTGGGGGAAAGGGGAGGGAAACGGCCTCACACCACCGCGGTCGGCAGCGGCCGGCCGGCGAAGTGGGCCTCCAGATTGTCGAGCACCAGCTGGGCCATCGCCGTCCGCGTCTCCACCGTGGCGCTGGCCTGATGCGGTTGCAGCACGACGGTGTCGAGGCCGAAGAAGCCTTCCGGCACGGTCGGTTCGGCGGCGAAGACGTCCAGCCCGGCGCCGCCGATCCGGCCCTCGGTCAGGGCGGCCAGCAGTTCCGGCTCGTCCACCACGCTGCCGCGGGCGACATTGATCAGGATGCCGTCCGGTCCCAGCGCGTCGAGCATGGCGCGGCCGACCATGTTGCGGGCATCCGGCCCGGCCGACGCCGCCACGACCAGGATGTCGCTTTCCCGCGCCAACGCGACCGGAGAGGCGACGAAGCGGTAGGATACGCCCTCGCGCGGCTTGCGGTTGGTGTAGGCGACGGTCATGCCGAAGGCCTCGGCGCGCTTGGCGATGGCCTCGCCGATGCGGCCCAGCCCCAGCACGCCCAGCCGCTTGCCGCTGACCTTGCGGGCGAGCGGCAGCTTGCCCTTGGGCCATTGGCCGGCGCGGACGAAGCGATCCCCCACCATCATCCGGCGCGAGGCCGCGATCATCAGCCCGATGGCGAGATCGGCGACATCGTCGGTCAGCACGTCCGGCGTGTTGGTGACGCGCACGCCGCGGCTGCGGGCATGCTCCAGATCGACCGCGTCGGTGCCGACGCCGTTGATGGCGATGAGTTCCAGGGTCGGCAGCGCATCGACCACCGCGTTTGCCACCCCGGTTCCACCGCCGGTGACGACGGCGCGCACCCGGCCGCCGATCTCGGCGATCAGCCGGTCGCGGTCCGGCGCGGCGGACAGGCGATGGACGATGTAGGCCGCGTCCAGAGCCTGCTCCATGGCGGGCATCATCGGTTCGACCAAAAGGATTTCGGGCTTCATCGCAATGCGTCCTTGATGCGCGGGGCCGGGCGGCGGCGCCCCGCTCCGCCAATGGCCGGATACGCTAATGAGATCAGTCCGATAAGCGCAACAGGAAATGGGGGCGGGGATCATGCGGGCACCGGATATTCCGCGATGGCGGGAAACCTTCCGGCGGCACGCGGCGTTTCACGGAAGGGCCGCCCGCCAGCCAGAGGAGTCCTCCCGACATGACCGCAAGACAAGGTGCCGTCGCGGTGAGCAGCCTCGTTCCCGCCCGGATGGACCGCCTGCCCTGGGCGCGGTTCCATTGGATGGTTGTGGTCGGGCTGGGGGTCAGCTGGATCCTGGACGGCATCGAGATCCAGCTGATCTCCGCCTCCGGCTACAAGGAAAGCCTCGGCATGTCGAGCGCCGAGGTCGGGCTTGCCGGTACCGTCTATCTGATCGGTCAGGTGGTCGGCGCCCTGGTCTTCGGCCGGCTGACCGACCGCTGGGGGCGCAAGCGGCTGTTCATCACCACGCTGGCGCTCTACCTGATCGCCTCGGGCATTGCCGGCTTCGCCTGGACGCCCTGGTTCCTCCATGTCTGGCGCTTCATCGCCGGCATGGGCATCGGCGGTGAATATGCGGCCGTCAACTCCGCCATCGACGAGCTGATCCCCGCGCGCTTCCGTGGCCGGGTCGACATCGCCGTCAACGGCACCTATTGGGGCGGAGCGATGATCGGCGCGGTCGGCAGCGTCTTCCTGCTCGACCATGCGCTGGTGCCGGAGGCTCTCGGCTGGCGCATCGCCTTCTTCATCGGTCCGCTGCTGGGGCTCTTCATCATCTATCTGCGCCGGCACATTCCGGAAAGTCCGCGCTG
Above is a window of Azospirillum sp. B510 DNA encoding:
- a CDS encoding replication protein RepA, whose product is MGSIHRLIETHGRDGALALVSDEERPLIDIAAAVQAAENGKLGITYAGFCQTALPHRQLPDDQHWERPGHKVKLVIQPGVIEDRNGVTRRIGVPYGSRARMILLYLQTRAIQTGNPEVELGGSMHDWLKRMDIPICGKAYRDVEDQAARLSACHLTFFTDADGGRRQSKESIVADAIQLRRPDDRQGTLFTETVRLSDSFFKALREHPVPVAEEALKAISGKSMALDVYIWLAYRLHSLDKPTPITWAALHGQFGAGYALVRQFKTKFIPNLKYAMAAYPDARVEESGEGLILYPSRPPINERVMARIA
- a CDS encoding HPP family protein; translated protein: MAGGKLAALRKRLAGLGEFMFRPILPGATLRDRMIACCGALLGIAATGLLCRNMLAYMSSAPVLVAPMGASAVLLFAVPASPLAQPWSIVGGNTLSAVVGVLVASVIPDPMLAGAAAVALAIATMSLTRCLHPPGGAAALTAVLGGPAVTEMGIKFAFFPVAVNSILLLTAGLMFHRLSGHRYPHKPVNTHRTSDPPPQLRPALTQGDVDGALRTLAETLDVSRDDLGALLVNAELHALERLHADIACREIMSRDLVTVTPETHPQVARARLLEHGFRTLPVVDGRNMLVGIVGHEQLSHGDALHHGARIATVMAPAATELPDTPVFRLLGRLSDGRTHDVVIVDPNRHVLGMVTQTDLLVVLARTALARALQTGTEEPNATRGYLRDVTTGRT
- the soxR gene encoding redox-sensitive transcriptional activator SoxR; translation: MLAPEEYDKEMTVGEVARRSGVAVSTIHFYEAQGLIRSWRNPGNQRRFSRDVLRRVAVIKVAQRLGISLASIADALNALPLDRSPTTADWRGMSERWRAELDDRITKLTRLRDNLDGCIGCGCLSIRDCPLRNPWDELGDGGPGPRLLDPA
- a CDS encoding D-alanyl-D-alanine carboxypeptidase family protein, coding for MIVVNPPPRSAGRSAALIRRLAGILSLVAAVLSATPAMALSQPDTAARQAYLVDLSSGAVLLDKNGAERMAPSSMTKMMTAYLTYDALVHGRTTLDTSFPISQTAWKMGGSRMFLKLGSTVRVEDLLRGLLIDSGNDAAVALAEGLAGSESAFAGLMNAKARELGMADSHFMNASGWPDPGHYTTARDLAILATRLIRDFPQFYHYESERNFTWNGIRQGNRNPLLYHPVSVDGIKTGHTEVGGYGLTASGERNGRRLVLVVNGLPSPQSRNDEPTRLLDWAWNSFKLYPLLRKGELVEQAPVWMGAEDSVPVTVADDVTVTMAPADRNSLHVVATLAEPLPSPVRRGDVVGRLRIDYDGAVRQQVDLVAGADVPASSGLTALGQRLGHILP
- a CDS encoding 2-keto-4-pentenoate hydratase, encoding MMTDTVDALIAARETRRWLAGLENRPATEADAYAIQDAVARRLGPVTAWKVGAAAPDAEPFRAPINAATVFEGTDHLPAKLFQVIGVEAEIAYRFGRDLPAREQPYSREEVLDAVASVHPAWEIVDTRFAGFGSQDRLSHMADQFNHGALVVGPAIADWRSLDPLKESVTLEIDGETRVDVVGGNSAGDPVRLLVWMANVGASSFGGLHAGEVVTTGSCTGTVFVEPGSRPVARYGTMGTITLKID
- a CDS encoding 2-hydroxyacid dehydrogenase; amino-acid sequence: MKPEILLVEPMMPAMEQALDAAYIVHRLSAAPDRDRLIAEIGGRVRAVVTGGGTGVANAVVDALPTLELIAINGVGTDAVDLEHARSRGVRVTNTPDVLTDDVADLAIGLMIAASRRMMVGDRFVRAGQWPKGKLPLARKVSGKRLGVLGLGRIGEAIAKRAEAFGMTVAYTNRKPREGVSYRFVASPVALARESDILVVAASAGPDARNMVGRAMLDALGPDGILINVARGSVVDEPELLAALTEGRIGGAGLDVFAAEPTVPEGFFGLDTVVLQPHQASATVETRTAMAQLVLDNLEAHFAGRPLPTAVV